In one window of Posidoniimonas corsicana DNA:
- the lptE gene encoding LPS assembly lipoprotein LptE encodes MTSHRRQLASPTGWWRLSLLLLATAGCANYQAGSGSLYAPDVHTVYVPMIESQSFRRDLGERLTEAIAKEIELKTPFKVVGDPSADSVLTVRLHNDVRRVVAEDGLDQARLMDNLLYADVSWINRRRLPIVPAQSMPLPGGLIDVQQSTPLMPAAGQTVASQQQLAIQRLAEQIVGLMEERW; translated from the coding sequence ATGACGTCGCACCGCCGACAACTCGCCTCGCCCACCGGTTGGTGGCGCCTCTCGCTCCTGCTGCTCGCAACGGCCGGGTGCGCGAACTACCAGGCCGGTTCCGGCTCGCTCTACGCGCCGGACGTGCACACCGTGTACGTGCCGATGATCGAGTCGCAGAGCTTCCGACGCGACCTGGGCGAGCGGCTGACCGAGGCCATCGCCAAAGAGATCGAGCTCAAGACGCCGTTCAAGGTGGTCGGCGACCCGTCGGCCGACAGCGTGCTGACCGTGCGCCTGCACAATGACGTGCGCCGCGTCGTGGCCGAGGACGGCCTGGACCAGGCGCGGCTGATGGACAACCTGCTGTACGCCGATGTGTCGTGGATCAACCGCCGGCGGCTGCCGATCGTGCCCGCTCAGTCGATGCCGCTGCCCGGCGGCCTGATCGACGTGCAGCAGAGCACCCCGCTGATGCCGGCCGCCGGCCAGACCGTGGCCTCGCAGCAGCAGCTCGCCATCCAGCGGTTGGCCGAGCAGATCGTGGGGTTGATGGAAGAGCGTTGGTGA
- a CDS encoding tetratricopeptide repeat protein — translation MSKRPHLSRPLAFGAAVLLACLSVASPSARAIDWPFLGGGDDAPAQAAGPGTEDWWKRNKKKAIMTPGKGFQVPGYEGYFDAKGRPMDAPADEVIDKLVEDDKPAGLLPALDPKIGINNIKKAVGQGPSAQAAQQALDAGKALFQQEEYAKAEDQFEAAANALPGSQIEAEALFLLGESYFWQNKYVDARDTFNDLVSKHPNTRHLDTLVGRQWVIAQYWERHYFDYKQTSRLRPNLLDGTRPTFDTIGQAVNTYDNIRLNDPTGPWADDAIMATASIYFRQNRYGDADYHYSLLRKEYPRSEHQFNAHILGLQAKLRKYQGADYDGTVLEEAKALLKQIRTQFAGRLTDEEKERLRNAQAEVAKATEERDLRMAEYYDKTSHYGAARQYYARISQKYGSSPVAQQARERLAEIGGEPSHPDRPLEWLVDWFPESKERSIVNQIPELRRDAETRIAEAPSDSTTR, via the coding sequence ATGAGCAAACGCCCCCACCTGTCGCGTCCCCTGGCGTTCGGCGCCGCGGTCCTGCTGGCGTGCCTGAGCGTCGCGTCCCCTTCTGCGCGGGCGATCGACTGGCCGTTCCTCGGCGGCGGCGATGATGCGCCCGCCCAGGCGGCCGGCCCCGGCACCGAGGACTGGTGGAAGCGCAACAAGAAGAAGGCCATCATGACCCCCGGCAAGGGGTTCCAGGTGCCCGGCTACGAGGGCTACTTCGACGCCAAGGGCCGACCGATGGACGCGCCGGCCGACGAGGTGATCGACAAGCTGGTCGAGGACGACAAGCCCGCCGGCCTGCTGCCGGCCCTCGACCCGAAGATCGGCATCAACAACATCAAGAAGGCGGTCGGCCAGGGCCCCAGTGCGCAGGCCGCCCAGCAGGCTCTCGACGCGGGCAAGGCGTTGTTCCAGCAGGAGGAGTACGCCAAGGCGGAGGACCAGTTCGAGGCCGCCGCCAACGCGTTGCCGGGCTCGCAGATCGAGGCCGAGGCGCTGTTCCTGCTGGGCGAGAGCTACTTCTGGCAGAACAAGTACGTCGACGCCCGCGACACCTTCAACGACCTCGTCAGCAAGCACCCCAACACGCGCCACCTCGACACGCTGGTCGGACGCCAGTGGGTCATCGCGCAGTACTGGGAGCGGCACTACTTCGACTACAAGCAGACGTCGCGGCTGCGGCCCAACCTGCTGGACGGCACGCGGCCCACGTTCGACACCATCGGTCAGGCGGTCAACACGTACGACAACATCCGGCTGAACGACCCCACCGGCCCCTGGGCGGACGACGCCATCATGGCGACCGCCAGCATCTACTTCCGCCAGAACCGCTACGGCGACGCCGACTACCACTACTCGCTGCTGCGGAAGGAATACCCGCGTAGCGAGCACCAGTTCAACGCGCACATCCTGGGCCTGCAGGCCAAGCTGCGCAAGTACCAGGGCGCCGACTACGACGGCACCGTGCTCGAAGAGGCCAAGGCGCTGCTGAAGCAGATCCGCACCCAGTTTGCCGGCCGCCTGACGGACGAAGAAAAGGAACGGCTGCGGAACGCGCAGGCGGAGGTCGCCAAGGCGACCGAAGAGCGCGACCTTCGCATGGCCGAGTACTACGACAAGACCTCGCACTACGGCGCCGCCCGCCAGTACTACGCGCGGATCTCGCAGAAGTACGGATCTTCGCCGGTCGCCCAGCAGGCCCGCGAGCGGCTGGCCGAGATCGGCGGCGAGCCGTCGCACCCCGACCGGCCCCTCGAGTGGCTGGTCGACTGGTTCCCGGAGAGCAAGGAGCGGTCGATCGTCAACCAGATCCCCGAGCTGCGTCGCGACGCCGAGACGCGCATCGCCGAGGCGCCGAGCGATTCCACGACGCGCTAG
- the folP gene encoding dihydropteroate synthase, whose protein sequence is MPPSALPDRASSWRLRSTTLDLSGLPLLMGIVNVTPDSFSDGGRFEETDSAVEHALELAAAGAAILDIGGESTRPYAEVVDAGEELDRVLPVVERLARETSVPLSIDTSKAAVAEAAVAAGAEIINDVTGLEGDSRMLEVARATGAGVCAMHMRGTPQTMQDDPRYDDVVTEILDYLRQRRDSLLDAGIEQERVCLDPGIGFGKTHQHNLRLMAAAEQFHQLGCPLLVGHSRKGFLAHILGDKEADRTAATVGSALALARQGIQVIRVHDVRPVREAVLAFAACGGLGDPSSQLTR, encoded by the coding sequence ATGCCACCATCCGCCCTGCCCGACCGCGCCTCCTCCTGGCGGCTCCGCTCCACAACGCTCGACCTCAGCGGCCTGCCGCTGCTGATGGGGATCGTTAACGTCACGCCGGACAGCTTCTCTGACGGCGGGCGGTTCGAGGAGACGGACTCCGCGGTCGAGCACGCGTTGGAGCTGGCCGCGGCCGGCGCGGCGATCCTCGACATCGGCGGCGAGAGCACGCGGCCCTACGCGGAAGTCGTAGACGCAGGGGAAGAGCTCGACCGCGTGCTGCCGGTCGTGGAGCGGCTGGCCAGGGAGACCAGCGTGCCGCTCTCGATCGACACCAGCAAAGCCGCGGTCGCCGAGGCCGCCGTGGCCGCCGGCGCCGAGATCATCAACGACGTCACCGGGCTCGAGGGGGACTCGCGGATGCTGGAGGTCGCCCGGGCGACCGGCGCCGGGGTGTGCGCGATGCACATGCGAGGCACGCCGCAGACCATGCAGGACGATCCGCGGTACGACGACGTCGTCACGGAGATCCTCGACTACCTCCGCCAGCGGCGGGACAGTCTGCTCGACGCTGGGATCGAGCAAGAACGGGTCTGCCTGGACCCGGGCATCGGCTTCGGCAAGACGCACCAGCACAACCTCCGCCTGATGGCCGCGGCCGAACAGTTCCACCAGCTCGGTTGTCCCCTGTTGGTGGGGCACTCGCGTAAGGGCTTCCTGGCCCACATACTGGGGGATAAGGAGGCCGACCGCACGGCGGCCACGGTCGGCTCGGCGTTGGCCCTCGCCCGCCAAGGGATCCAGGTGATCCGCGTGCACGACGTCCGCCCGGTCCGCGAGGCGGTGCTAGCATTCGCCGCGTGCGGCGGTTTGGGCGACCCTTCGTCGCAGCTAACTCGTTAG
- the fliM gene encoding flagellar motor switch protein FliM: MGDVLSQAEVENLLNSLDGDPAAPAPTLTAPKAAPSFAGMPASPQRAREKVTPYDFKRPERVGKDQMRALQTMHEGFGRNYGAALSALLRTIVEVKLTSVDQLTYSEFIFSLENPTCFNLINAAPLEGQLILDINPSLLFPIIDRLLGGGSDSSPPARRPLTEIELLLVGRITSLFLNEMKQAWENVIELDLSVERVESNPQLVQIVPPNEVVVLISFELTLGEIRGMVNLCIPFNSIERIGQELSANSWVTYSSKPATPEAINNLGLQVQSAAVEVVVELADTNISTADFIGLRVGDIIATEKDVREPLSVLVEGRRKFEATAGAFKGRKAIQVVGAAADPRRDAQQHASKPPEEGAA; this comes from the coding sequence ATGGGCGACGTGCTCAGCCAAGCGGAAGTTGAAAACCTGCTCAACTCGCTGGACGGCGACCCCGCCGCGCCCGCGCCGACGCTCACCGCGCCCAAGGCCGCGCCGTCGTTCGCCGGCATGCCGGCGTCGCCCCAGCGCGCCCGCGAGAAGGTCACCCCCTACGACTTCAAGCGCCCGGAACGCGTCGGCAAGGACCAGATGCGGGCGCTGCAGACGATGCACGAGGGCTTCGGGCGCAACTACGGCGCCGCGCTCTCGGCGTTGCTGCGGACCATCGTCGAGGTGAAGCTCACGAGCGTCGACCAGCTGACGTACAGCGAGTTCATCTTCAGCCTGGAGAACCCGACCTGCTTCAACCTGATCAACGCCGCGCCGCTCGAGGGGCAGCTGATCCTGGACATCAACCCGTCGCTGCTGTTCCCGATCATCGACCGCCTGCTGGGCGGCGGCAGCGACTCCTCGCCCCCCGCCCGGCGCCCGCTCACCGAGATCGAGCTGCTGCTGGTGGGACGCATCACCAGCCTGTTCCTCAACGAGATGAAGCAGGCGTGGGAGAACGTGATCGAGCTGGACCTGAGCGTCGAGCGCGTAGAGAGCAACCCGCAGCTGGTGCAGATCGTCCCGCCGAACGAGGTGGTGGTGCTGATCAGCTTCGAGCTAACGCTCGGCGAGATCCGCGGCATGGTCAACCTGTGCATCCCGTTCAACTCGATCGAGCGGATCGGTCAGGAGCTCAGCGCCAACAGCTGGGTGACCTACTCCAGCAAGCCCGCCACGCCCGAGGCGATCAACAACCTGGGGCTGCAGGTGCAGTCGGCCGCGGTGGAGGTGGTCGTCGAGCTGGCGGACACCAACATCAGCACGGCCGACTTTATCGGGCTGCGGGTGGGGGACATCATCGCCACCGAGAAGGACGTGCGCGAGCCGCTCAGCGTGCTGGTCGAGGGCCGCCGGAAGTTCGAGGCCACGGCCGGCGCGTTCAAGGGACGCAAGGCGATCCAGGTCGTCGGCGCCGCGGCCGACCCCCGACGCGACGCCCAGCAGCACGCCAGCAAGCCGCCCGAGGAGGGCGCGGCCTAA
- a CDS encoding glutamate-5-semialdehyde dehydrogenase — protein sequence MPSDQTQTADLGTYCRDVAARAKAASAKLTTVSGQQKIDWLRSSARLLRENAAALNQANQQDLDAAPDYGLTDAQVDRLRLTPDRIESIAVGLEEVAALPDPVGRVLDSTVRPNGLRIDKVCVPLGVVFFIYESRPNVTADAAAICVKGGNAVILRGGKEAQHSSRAIVEIISDAAEAAGLPRDAVQLVSTTDRAAVGHFLKQSELIDVAIPRGGEGLIRRVVAEATMPVIKHFDGNCHVYVDAAADLDAAEAIVVNSKCHRLGVCNAAESLVVHADIAAEAVPRLVVALNQQEIEVRGCPKVCELAPSAVPATDEDFGAEFLGPTISAVVVGSLDEAIEHINKYSSGHTEAIVTTDLAASEEFAERIDSAAVVINASTRFNDGGEFGLGAEIGISTDKFHARGPCGVDELTSYKYIVHGQGQTRK from the coding sequence ATGCCTTCCGATCAGACACAAACCGCCGACCTGGGGACCTACTGCCGCGACGTTGCGGCGCGGGCCAAGGCGGCCTCGGCCAAGCTCACAACCGTTTCCGGCCAGCAGAAGATCGACTGGCTGCGGTCCTCCGCGCGGCTGCTGCGCGAAAACGCGGCGGCGTTGAATCAGGCCAACCAGCAGGACCTGGACGCCGCGCCCGACTACGGGCTGACCGATGCGCAGGTCGACCGGCTGCGGCTGACGCCCGACCGGATCGAGTCGATCGCGGTCGGCCTGGAAGAAGTCGCCGCCCTGCCCGACCCGGTCGGACGGGTGCTCGACTCGACCGTCCGCCCCAACGGGCTGCGTATCGACAAGGTCTGCGTGCCGCTGGGCGTGGTGTTCTTCATCTACGAGTCGCGTCCGAACGTGACGGCCGACGCGGCCGCCATCTGCGTGAAGGGCGGCAACGCGGTGATCCTCCGCGGCGGCAAGGAGGCCCAGCACTCCAGCCGCGCGATCGTCGAGATCATCTCCGACGCCGCCGAGGCGGCCGGCCTGCCGCGGGACGCGGTGCAGCTGGTCTCGACCACCGACCGCGCGGCGGTGGGGCACTTCCTCAAGCAGTCCGAGCTGATCGACGTGGCCATCCCGCGCGGCGGCGAGGGGCTGATCCGCCGCGTCGTGGCCGAGGCGACCATGCCGGTCATCAAGCACTTCGACGGCAACTGCCACGTGTACGTCGACGCGGCCGCCGACCTGGACGCGGCCGAGGCGATCGTGGTGAACAGCAAGTGCCACCGGCTGGGCGTGTGCAACGCCGCCGAGTCGCTGGTGGTCCACGCCGACATCGCCGCCGAGGCGGTCCCCCGCCTGGTGGTGGCGCTCAACCAGCAGGAGATCGAGGTCCGCGGCTGCCCCAAGGTGTGCGAGCTCGCCCCCTCGGCCGTGCCCGCGACCGACGAGGACTTCGGCGCCGAGTTTCTGGGCCCCACCATCTCGGCCGTGGTGGTCGGCTCGCTGGACGAGGCGATCGAGCACATCAACAAGTACAGCTCCGGCCACACCGAAGCGATTGTCACGACCGACCTGGCGGCGTCCGAGGAGTTCGCCGAGCGGATCGACAGCGCGGCGGTGGTGATCAACGCCAGCACCCGGTTCAACGACGGCGGCGAGTTCGGACTGGGCGCCGAGATCGGCATCAGCACCGACAAGTTTCACGCCCGCGGCCCCTGCGGCGTGGACGAGCTGACCAGCTACAAGTACATCGTGCACGGCCAGGGGCAGACAAGGAAGTAA
- a CDS encoding M1 family aminopeptidase — protein sequence MIRSLILCATLAASVAVGPFAAILSAEELCVCRYCQGLRRAAAEPGQVTGERKYAPDRVVDVLNIKIDVTPDYDDHTLVGETTLTFQPISRPVEEVTLDAVDLRIESVEGSQEIKEWDNDGRQLTILFAEPLKVGREAEVTVKYSAQPEKGLYFRTKKDGYEDGDMHLWTQGEPHEARHWFPNFDYPNERSTSEVICRVPEELTVLSNGSVVSSEVDPQTGLKAVHWKQDKTHPSYLICLVAGRLVKFEDKAGDIPLGFYTQPSLEEHAKNSFADTAQIMAFYQDEIGVPYPWDKYDQVTCKDFIAGGMENTTLTVLTDNTVFSTETENIKSSRNLDAHELAHQWFGDYVTCEDWANLWLNEGFATYYTHLYDGHKLGRDHMLYGLYRDAQGRVLTQEKDTRPIVYRDYEAAWDQFDFRAYPKGSWVLHMLRSQLGEDVYRQAIKTYLEKNALSSVSTPDLIAALEDASGRSLDRFFDQYVFHGGFPKLDISYKWLPKEGMARVTVKQTQDVNDDVLLFQIPTKLRFTVDGKPVDHDIVINGKQHDFYVPLPGKPSLVRFDPDYTVLAKVEFSKPQEMLEEQLKNHDDVIGRLIAVEELGKKKDKKSLEALKQALGSDPFYGVRLAAAKELGDRQTDEAFDALIASTGQDDARVRQAVVRAIGDYYRPAAQERLQEVVASEKNPEIVAAAVRGLSAYSTPEAYDALRQAMTSKNFRNAPAVAAIDAAAKTADPALTPAVMRVLNARRHELDSRGMAEGLQSLGSLAKETEHADAARELILNYLNDPSSRVQSAAATALGSLGDRRAVAALRTLSERDDRLGRAAKQAIEKIEADAPTAPAEVKELRKLVRELQKQQDKLEEQVKELTDKDDAKEDEKPKE from the coding sequence ATGATCCGATCCCTGATCCTCTGCGCGACGCTAGCTGCTAGCGTTGCTGTCGGCCCCTTCGCCGCAATCCTGTCCGCCGAAGAGCTGTGCGTCTGCCGGTACTGCCAGGGCCTTCGGCGGGCCGCAGCCGAGCCGGGCCAGGTCACCGGCGAGCGCAAGTACGCTCCGGACCGCGTAGTGGACGTGCTGAATATCAAGATCGACGTCACCCCCGACTACGACGACCACACCCTGGTCGGCGAGACCACTCTCACGTTCCAGCCGATCAGCCGCCCGGTCGAGGAGGTCACGCTCGACGCGGTTGACCTGCGGATCGAGAGCGTCGAAGGATCGCAGGAGATCAAGGAGTGGGACAACGACGGCCGCCAGCTTACGATCCTGTTCGCCGAGCCCCTGAAGGTAGGACGCGAGGCCGAGGTGACGGTGAAGTACTCCGCCCAGCCGGAGAAGGGCCTGTACTTCCGCACCAAGAAAGACGGCTACGAAGACGGCGACATGCACCTGTGGACCCAGGGCGAGCCGCACGAGGCCCGGCACTGGTTCCCCAACTTCGACTACCCCAACGAGCGCTCGACCAGCGAGGTGATCTGCCGCGTGCCCGAGGAGCTGACCGTGCTGTCCAACGGGAGCGTGGTGTCGAGCGAGGTCGACCCGCAGACCGGCCTCAAGGCGGTGCACTGGAAGCAGGACAAAACCCACCCCAGCTACCTGATCTGCCTGGTGGCCGGGCGGCTGGTGAAGTTCGAGGACAAGGCCGGTGATATCCCGCTCGGCTTCTACACGCAGCCCTCGCTTGAGGAGCACGCCAAGAACTCGTTCGCCGACACGGCCCAGATCATGGCGTTCTACCAGGACGAGATCGGCGTGCCCTACCCGTGGGACAAGTACGACCAGGTCACTTGCAAGGACTTCATCGCCGGCGGCATGGAGAACACCACCCTCACGGTCCTGACCGACAACACGGTCTTTTCGACCGAGACCGAAAACATCAAGTCGAGCCGCAACCTCGACGCGCACGAGCTGGCCCACCAGTGGTTCGGCGACTACGTGACCTGCGAGGACTGGGCCAACCTGTGGCTCAACGAGGGCTTCGCCACCTACTACACCCACCTGTACGACGGGCACAAGCTGGGCCGCGACCACATGCTGTACGGCCTGTACCGCGACGCCCAGGGCCGCGTGCTGACGCAAGAGAAGGACACCCGGCCCATCGTCTACCGCGACTACGAGGCCGCCTGGGACCAGTTCGACTTCCGCGCCTACCCCAAGGGGAGCTGGGTGCTGCACATGCTCCGCAGCCAGCTGGGCGAGGACGTGTACCGCCAGGCGATTAAGACCTACCTGGAGAAGAACGCGCTGTCGAGCGTCAGCACGCCCGACCTGATCGCCGCGCTGGAAGACGCGTCTGGCCGGTCGCTCGACCGGTTCTTCGACCAGTACGTGTTCCACGGCGGGTTCCCCAAGCTGGACATCAGCTACAAGTGGCTGCCGAAGGAGGGCATGGCCCGCGTGACCGTCAAGCAGACGCAGGACGTCAACGACGACGTGCTGCTGTTCCAGATCCCGACCAAGCTCCGCTTCACCGTTGACGGCAAGCCGGTCGACCACGACATCGTCATCAACGGCAAGCAGCACGACTTCTACGTGCCCCTGCCCGGCAAGCCGAGCCTGGTGCGGTTCGACCCGGATTACACGGTGCTGGCCAAGGTCGAGTTCAGCAAGCCACAGGAGATGCTGGAGGAGCAGCTCAAGAACCACGACGACGTGATTGGCCGGCTGATCGCGGTGGAGGAGCTCGGCAAGAAGAAGGACAAGAAGTCCCTCGAGGCGCTGAAGCAGGCTCTGGGTTCCGACCCGTTCTACGGCGTCCGCCTCGCGGCCGCCAAGGAGCTGGGCGACCGCCAGACCGACGAGGCGTTCGACGCGCTGATCGCGTCCACCGGCCAGGACGACGCCCGCGTCCGCCAGGCGGTGGTCCGCGCGATCGGCGACTACTACCGCCCGGCCGCGCAGGAGCGACTGCAGGAGGTTGTCGCCAGCGAGAAGAACCCCGAGATCGTCGCCGCTGCCGTGCGTGGCCTGTCCGCCTACAGCACGCCCGAGGCGTACGACGCCCTCCGCCAGGCGATGACCTCCAAGAACTTCCGCAACGCGCCCGCGGTGGCCGCCATCGACGCCGCGGCCAAGACCGCCGACCCCGCCCTGACGCCCGCGGTGATGCGCGTGCTCAACGCCCGGCGGCACGAGCTCGACAGCCGCGGCATGGCCGAGGGGCTGCAGTCGCTCGGCTCGCTCGCCAAGGAGACCGAGCACGCCGACGCCGCCCGCGAGCTGATCCTCAACTACCTGAACGACCCGTCCAGCCGGGTCCAGTCGGCGGCCGCCACGGCGCTCGGCAGCCTCGGCGACCGCCGCGCGGTGGCGGCGCTGCGGACGCTCAGCGAACGCGACGACCGCCTGGGCCGCGCCGCCAAGCAGGCGATCGAGAAGATCGAGGCCGACGCCCCCACGGCGCCCGCCGAGGTCAAGGAGCTGCGCAAGCTGGTCCGCGAGCTGCAGAAGCAGCAGGACAAGCTGGAGGAGCAGGTGAAGGAGCTGACCGACAAGGACGACGCGAAAGAAGACGAGAAGCCCAAGGAGTAG